DNA sequence from the Ruminococcus albus 7 = DSM 20455 genome:
TTAACTCGAAGAGATAATCAGTCGCGAACTTACTTTTTTATCAAAAACAACGAAAAACCTCGTAAACATTGCGTTTGCGAGGTTTTCTTTTTGCCTGAAAAACGTGCTGAGAACTGCTCAAAAATGACGGCAGCACCCATACAGCACCCACTAATATATTAAGCGTAAAGCCTGAAAGGCACTATCCCTCATAGGTAACCGTCAAATACCCTGCACCCCATAAAATATCAGACCCTGCAAGGAATCAACATCCCTGCAGGGTCATATTTATTCATCGCCATTGAATTTGAGATTTTTATCTACATACCTGATCATGTCCTTGTATTCGATCTCAGCTTTCTTCAGTTTGATCGACATCAGAAAATGCAGGAATGCATTAGTCTTTTCAGACTGATACGACTCAGCCTGAAATATGTTATTGCATTTTGTGCAGGCAAGACTGGGTTCATGCTTTATCGTGAATTCATTCCTGTGACCTTGAAATGTATGGATCGAGGTCTCACTTATCTCGAGTTTCAGCGGTGCATTGCAGTAACAGCATTTGTCAAATACTTCTTTCATTTTTCTTCCCTCCATGGTAATAATATCGTTCCTGCCGGCTGTGAAAACAGCTCTGTCAGATATTTTTCCGCATCAAGACCATTTGCCTGTGCGGTTGAAATGATCGAGTACAGCACTGCACTTGCTTTTGCACCGTTTGCTGTGTTGCTGAAAAGCCAGTTTTTTCTCCCGACTGCAAATGGGCGGATAGCATTCTCGGCTCTGTTATTGTCGATCGGAATATCACCATTTTCGAGAAATGTGTAAAGATATTTCCGCTCGTTCAGAGCATACCTCACTGCATCTGTCAGCTTGCCCTTACCGCTGACCTGAACATTTTCAAGCCACGCAAAAAACTCGTCAAGCAAAGGCTTTACCTTCACAAGGCGCTGTTCATATCTGTATTCTGCGGAGCTGTCGGCAAGCAGACTTTCTTCGTGATATATCCTGTTGCAAAAAGCAACCGCCTTTGCTGCGACAGAAGTACTGTAAGCTGACTTGTCTTTCGGCAGACACTCTACAAAATGTCGTCTGTTATGAGTCCAGCAGCCACATCTTTTTGCACCTTCGACTGCATTGTAAGCATCGTATCCGTCGCAGATAAGATATCCGATAAAGCCTTTCAGGAAATTCGAGGCGTGCTCACCTTTTCTTGTCGGTCGGTAATCGAAAATGATGATGCTCCTGTCATTCATTTTGCCGTTGCAGTAGACCCACATTCTTGATGTCGTGGTAGGCTTTCTGCCTTCCTCGTGCAGTACCTGAACTGTTGTCTCGTCGGCGTGGATGATCTGCCCCGAGATAAGCATCTCGTGCATCTTCTCTACAATAGGCATACACCATTTTTCAGCAGCCATAATCACCCAATTTGACATGGTCGCTTTGAGCAGAGGTATCTTCTTTGAATTAAAGTCCTTTTCCTGACGGTGCAGAGGTACTGATTTTGCATATTTTTCGTAGATGATATGTGCCAGAAGTTCGGGAGAGCAATAGCTTCCCGGGATCATAGCATGAGGATAGGTTGCACGAACGATATGACAGTTTTCGTCTCTTTCTTCGGGCTTTTCTCCGCACTCGGGACACTTGTATTTATGTACGATATGCCTGCGGATATGAAACTTGGCAGGAGTATATACAAGTTCATCGTAAGCCTTTTCTGTACCGATATCTTTCATTTCGGCACTGCATATTTCACATACGGGAGCTTCTATCTCATGATGTTCCTCTTTGATCTTAAGACTACTCATCCAATCATCGTGAGTGCGCTTTTTCTTGCGCTTGTATTCGGGAATGGTGACAGTTTCTTTTGGTATTGATTTTTCTTCGTTATTTCCGAACATCGAAAGCTGAACACCAAATTCCTTCTCCATCACTGATTATTCCGAACTCCGGAAAACATCAATCCGCCTGAAGGAAAACATCGATACGCGGCGAGGAAAACACTAATCCGCACAAGGAGCGCATTAATTCGCCAAAGGAATGCACTTCGTGTATAATATAGGAGAGGCTAAGCCTCGAATATACACGAAGGAGGCCATAAATATGGCGGACAAGATCAATGTGAAGCTCATTCTTGAGCTTCGTCAGGCAAATATGTCGCAGAGGGC
Encoded proteins:
- the tnpC gene encoding IS66 family transposase, with the protein product MEKEFGVQLSMFGNNEEKSIPKETVTIPEYKRKKKRTHDDWMSSLKIKEEHHEIEAPVCEICSAEMKDIGTEKAYDELVYTPAKFHIRRHIVHKYKCPECGEKPEERDENCHIVRATYPHAMIPGSYCSPELLAHIIYEKYAKSVPLHRQEKDFNSKKIPLLKATMSNWVIMAAEKWCMPIVEKMHEMLISGQIIHADETTVQVLHEEGRKPTTTSRMWVYCNGKMNDRSIIIFDYRPTRKGEHASNFLKGFIGYLICDGYDAYNAVEGAKRCGCWTHNRRHFVECLPKDKSAYSTSVAAKAVAFCNRIYHEESLLADSSAEYRYEQRLVKVKPLLDEFFAWLENVQVSGKGKLTDAVRYALNERKYLYTFLENGDIPIDNNRAENAIRPFAVGRKNWLFSNTANGAKASAVLYSIISTAQANGLDAEKYLTELFSQPAGTILLPWREEK